GCACATGGATTGCTATTCGGCTCGAAAGATAATTCCCAGCAACTTCTGCTGCCGGTTATACCACAGGCCAGGCTTGCCAACTCGATTTGTTGGTGCTAGGGCAAACCAAGTGGACAAGGGCATTTCCGTCATCCACCATTCAATATAATTCGAAATAGAAAAACATAAGCACAAAACGGTAACCCTAATTCCAGAAACCCTAATCAAggaaaaaacacacacacacacagagagagggagagaaaggagaagagagagacggCTCACCCTGGTTCGCTCCCCATCGGACAAGTACCTGGCGATGATCTCCTTCATGAACTGGACCTTGGAGTCGCGCGGCGCCTCGAGCATGCTCGGGGGGAGGTGTCGCTCCAGCGATCTGAAGATGGACGGATCCAACTCCGCTTCCAGGTCGTCGTACCGCTCCGGCTTGTGCTCCGTGTTCGGGTTCAGCCGGAGACGCCGGTTGCCATAAGATGGCCGGCCGGTCGGCGGCGCCACCGTCACCGCCCCATTCCCATTCCCGTTTCCCGCAGGCGGGTCCTCCCTCATCTCGACGGCGCCGTCCAGGGACATCGCTCCAACGGCAGGAGTCCGCAGTGGAGCGAGCACCGGGAGGAGTTCACTGCTCGCCGGCCATCTCGGAAGAGAATTCGGAGGGAAGAAAGAGAatattagggttagggttagggtttggatGGAAGCTCCGGGTGGAGAAGGGGGTTGGAATTAGCGCTTGGCAGGTTCTTGGGGTGGGAGAGACGGAGCAAGTGTGGCTCTTTTCACGTAGCTGCCATATGGGCGGGGTTGGTAAATGCCACCGGTTTGGTGAGAAATGACGTGAATTGCCCTTTTGTGtcggatattttgggaatttaTCGGCTTCTCCTGGAACCACGTCAGGCTTGAAGTGGACGCGGAAGCCGGAGGGCGGGTGATTGTGCGCTAGGGTTCGGAAAGAGACGAGAGTGCAGCTTTCTTGGCTATACGAAGACAAGAAGCAAAGAGCTTTTCCCAGCCAAAAAGAGGATGACACGTATGCAATTTCTCTTGTCAGTGTTGCGTAAGGCTTATTCGGGCAAAAGGCTGTTAGGTAATTCTTGCAACAGTGCTTGCTACCTTTTAACAAATTCttcgattttttaaaaaaatagaaaggcgCTTATTGAACAAAATAAGTGCTTGACAATATTATCAGAAAATTACTACTAAAACAATCACAAAAAGCACTTGAAAAATCTAGTTTCTGACTTCGCCTCCTTTTCTTATAACAATAAATAACTTacaatattttactaatctttCAATTATTAGTTATCGTACATGTGCAAATATGCATGAGGCTACTATTAAagattttagataaaaaatatttttttaataaaatttgtgGAATCTTCTTTATTAAACTATTTAGAATTTGTTTTATATTGTATTTAGTTTAGCTaagtatttttaaaataatttttagctTTATTGAAAGAAGGTGTTTGGTTGTAGAAAAGTAATCAAAGGGAGAAGTGTTTACTTTGTAAAAGTGACTATTGCAGAAAGTAAAATTTTGTTGTTTGgtttgaacaaaaaaaaatcttaaaaaatatAGTTCTAAAAGACTTCtaataaaataatgatatatcttattttttgaataataaataatatttttattatttgtaAGTAACAATAAATTATAGCATTATTAATTGAATAATATTGATATTATTAATTACTAATAgtgataattatttttattattcattacaattgaaaaattaatattattcaaataatattattattaatattcaTATAACAATATTATTACTTCTTTGGTGCTATTcattattataataaataataaaaataacaaaaaatttatttattgaatgatAAATTATTTATTGTAAACTATCTACTCAATATCTACATTATATTATTACTtgtttattaattaaaaatgaaTATTACCATATATTGATTGAACAAGATAATATCTGCTATATTAGTTTTcttcattatcaaattataaaTACTAGTAATACtaataataaagaaataataattaatgttattaatcattaagaattaaataacattagattTATTAAATTTAGCAATAGTAAATTATCCATATTATTCATTATTAGAATATTCTTACTTTCAATATTTAaatgatattataataattatttcaCATCATTATCTATTAATATATCTATTAtttactaaataaaataatatattttataattattttccaATAGTTGAATGATAAATAGTGATATTCTTAatagaaataaataataaatgatACTAATATTAGTTACTTCTATTAATCACATtaattaatgatattatttaaatatgaaatataattattataattgaataaaatatattatagatTATTTTTAATATGTGGATAATATTTTatggattatttaatatatttattatgaaATATATTATGCCTTTTAATATTATACTTTTTAATGATATACCTTTTAATAATTAAAAGTGTGATCATGGTTGAAATCAAATAAAAGTTGAGAGAAAATTGATAGAGAGACCCTCTTTTGCGTCTTTTCTCTCAATCAAATGGCTGCAGAACTTGAATAGCCTTAGGGctttgttggaagtagagctgttggaagtagagtttttataaaaagttgtttgatgTTTGGttactacatttctaaagtgctgtagcgttttaatatttgtttggtaaacaaactgagaaaatacttttatataacaaaataaccataaaggacattactagtattatacaacagagcataataaaatataatatatattaatacataaatatataatatgatataatatttatataatgctatataatattattataatatagtactataacattgtatactataggataataatttaatataatattaaattatttaacataatatatcaatgtattatgatataatgtaatataatattatatttatagtataatacaataataaatgtataaaatattataattaatagtgtaaattaatttttcactctTCTGATGactatttatctctctaacaaattttctagctaggtgataaaattaattaaataattacaaatattatttatttttttatttattattttatttcattgaaatatgtttatttattatcttatttatttatttattcgttcatttatatacatatttattttttttcttttcttcttttttttttctttttcttcttttttctcttttttcctttccttttcttcttttttctgtcattttcttcttcttttttcttctcttcttctccttccttcctctctttcctttttctcctttcttctcttcctacAAGGCCGGCAGCGTCGGAAAGGGGCTGGGCCgcagcggccgcgggagggggcccgGGAGGGAGCTAGGGCGGGGGGCTGCAGCGCCTACCGGGGAGGCGGGGACCATGGCCgccccttcctcttttttttgtttgttttactTCCCACTGCTCGACGGCTACGGTGGGTCACAACGGCGAGCTGGACATCCGTGCGGGCTCGTCGAGGCGACAGGCCGCAGCGGCGGCCACGGGTGGTGGCCAGCATAGTGGCTGCCATGTGGGCTGCCTCGGGCTGCCtcctaaaacattaaaaaaataggGCCGACGGcgttgagaagaagaaggagatagaaaaggggagagagagagagtgggaaGGGTGAGAGGGGAAGAGGCGGTTGGATGGAGgaatttggaagaaaaaaaaagatttttaaataagggtattttggtaaaaaaaaagcttcccgataaagctgaaaacagcattttcaaaaagcttcaaaatggagcttcttccgAAAAGTTGTTTTCAACTTTCTGAAAATGCTAAAACggctttccaaaatttttaccaaacatcgcttttcatccaaaagtacttttagaaggccaaaaaatactttttggTTCTCCAAAAGTTCTCTCAAACGGGCCCAAGTCACTTTATCTTCTTTTTAGTTGCTTTGGATGAAAGTTATTTTAGAGGTTAAAATGACTTTCATTTCACTTTTATAACTGAAAGCCTTAAGGTGGATCAAAGTCATTTTTTGAGAAATGGCTTTAAATTCACTTCACCCCAACATGGCAGGTCGTAAGCAACACCAAATACACCCTAAATTTGTCTATAATCAATAAATCACTGTGAATTTGGATTTTAAAATACTTCGGACTAGTAGAATGTATAAGATCATGGAAGTCACAACTTACGAAGATTTTACCTACTCTTTGGAGACAACCAATGTTAGGATTCTTCTCGCAATGAAGTTTGGTATGGTTAGATTATCTAAAAAAGGGATCTAACTAAGATTATTATGGAAATTCTCTATAATTATTAGAATTATTAACAATTTTTGAGAACTTAAATCATACTTATATCATAGAAAGCCCATGCTATGCACGTTGCACGCgattaagaaaaatataataatctACTATATGATACTTAACAAACAACATAATTTTTTGTTTCAATAAAGCTAGATAGCTAGTACAGTTGAGCACATATAATCTCAAAAACTTCAAGATCAAAGTCATGAGGACCATATAATGATACTCATGAAAATACTCAATAAATTagtaataaaatgtcatattatatttttaaattgatGATGAATACCAAGAATTTTAAATTACATTGATGATTATTAGCGCACTTTGAATTTGTAGGTACAATTTAATGTGGGTCTTGAGGGATGTAGCATAATTATCATATAGAAATTTAGGATCACAACAAACTGTTTATTATTTTCGAGAGAGAGGGAAGACACCACCCATACTATAATTATCTAAGTCTAAATACGTATATGCTCTGCATGTTGACTGGCAGATGCTCTGCATTCTGAGCTTTTAACTATTTTAGCATTatatatcaaaatataaaagCTTATACGTATTTAGACTTAGATAATTATAGTAGGCTCTGCTCCACTTGCGGTTCTGGATGGCGGCACCTGCGGTTCTGGATGGCGGCACGCGGGGCGGTGCAGGCTTTGTCATACGAGACCCACACTCCAGGGTAGTGGCTGCAGGTGGCTGTCAGTTGTTCGATACATCGGTGCCTGGAGCAGAGCTGCACGCCGCCTGGGCAGGCCTTCGACATGCGAGGGCAGTATTGCGGGCCAGCTCGATTATCTTGGAGggggactcggccactgttgtcCGATGGATTCAGAGGGGATTGGGGGGTGAGACTACAGACCATCCCCTGATTCGCGATATTGTGATGATGAGTCAGGGAGGGGCCACTTTGGCCAAACATGTATTCagggaggccaatggggcagccgactgggtggctggCCATGTGGCCCACCACTCGGGGTATGCCCTTTGGGTAGGAGAGGCGGAGCTGCCATTGGCACTCCGTGAGGTCTtgtattttgactttattgggtgtattcgtacccgtacTATATGAAGCACCcgctttcagcaaaaaaaaaaaaaaagcttatcgTTCTTCCTCCACAAGATTGTGACAAGTTCTTCATTGTGTAAAATAAGCTTGCAACCGTGACGATGCTCAACAGTTCATGAAGCACCTTCAATGCGATCATCCCAGTAGTTATTAAAAGTGTTATTGTTTGATGAGAGAAAGTTACCATTGCAGTAAATCAATAACTGCGAAATCCTTTATCATCTTCATACATAACTACCTGAAGGATCTTATGGATCTAATTGCCGAATTTACTTACCAGAGAATCCTAAAAGTTATGTATGGCATATTCATTCAGCATCAACCAGCATTTCTTCATTGAGCTTTGGAAATTTCAGACGCAATGGCTTTTGGGATTCTGCAATTTGTACTGATATCTATATATTATAAGTTTTTGCTTGACATGGCAGCTGCCACATTGGTTGGCTTCTTCCACTTGGGCCACATCCTATAAGCACCGCATAGGAACAAGGACAGCCATGCAAACTGCCACGTGTGAAGGAAGAGAATGAGCACCATAGCGCCAAGGAACCAATGAGAGAGAATCCCTTATCCAATCCTCTTATCCGCcacccaaataatacctcccCTCCCTCACAAAGAGGCTTCGGATAGATCGCttggagagaaggagagagaagcgaagaggaagagaagaggatggCAGCGTCACTCCAAGCCGCGGCTACGTTGATGCAACCGGCTAAGGTCGCTGCCACAGGCCGGAACCTGGCCGGGCAGCAACTGAGAACCGGTTCTCACCTCTCCAAGGCCTTCGGCTTCGAGCCCGCAGGAGCCAGGCTCACCTGCTCGCTCCAGTCGGATCTCCGAGACCTGGCTCAGAAATGCGCCGACGCCACCAAGCTCGCCGGCTTCGCCCTCGCCACCTCGGCCCTCGTTGTTTCGGTAGAAGCGCAGCGCTTCGTTTTTCCATATAATCCCTCCCCTAGCTCTTGATGTTGTAAATAAAATTTCCCACAAGTTAGAGCGCGTCTTTAATTTATGAAAAATAGGCCCTTGGGATTTCTTCATAAAGATCTCCTCTCTTTATGCTTGCATATACGAGTAGAAAGCATAATCTTGCAGCTCCTACTTACGAGGATCAGAATTCTCCTGCTCACGTTGTATTTTTTTATCTAGTATTCCCATTCAACAAatcctctgaattttcttttcagaaatactgaatataatataatatatataattatattaagataaattttctttctcctagTTTTGTTTTGTCCTCGATCGCTTCTCACCGCGGCCACATGAAACAGGGAGCGAACGCAGAGGGAGTGCCCAAGAGGCTGACGTACGATGAGATCCAGAGCAAGACATACATGGAAGTGAAGGGCACGGGCACCGCCAACCAGTGCCCGACCATCGAGGGCGGCGTCGACAATTTCGCCTTCAAGCCcggaaagtaccagatgaagaaGCTCTGCCTCGAGCCGACCTCCTTCACCGTCAAAGCCGAGGGTGTCAGCAAGAACTCCCCACCTGAATTCCAGAAAACGAAGCTCATGACTCGCCTCACCTACACGCTCGACGAGATCGAGGGCCCCTTCGAGGTCTCTCCCAGCGGCACGGTCAATTTCGTGGAGAAGGATGGCATCGACTACGCGGCGGTCACCGTCCAGCTCCCGGGTGGCGAGAGAGTGCCATTCCTGTTTACTGTCAAGCAGCTCGTGGCCTCGGGCAAGCCGGAGAGCTTCGGAGGGCAGTTCTTGGTGCCGAGCTACCGGGGCTCCTCGTTCCTcgaccccaaggggaggggagggTCTACCGGTTATGACAATGCCGTGGCTTTGCCGGCCGGAGGGAGAGGAGATGAGGAGGAGCTCACCAAGGAGAACATAAAGAACACGTCGTCGTCGACCGGGACGATCAcgctgagcgtgaccaagagcAAGCCAGAGTCGGGGGAGGTGATCGGAGTGTTCGAGAGCATTCAGCCTTCTGATACAGATTTGGGGGCTAAGGTTCCCAAGGAAGTGAAGATCCAGGGCATCTGGTACGCCCAGCTCGAGTCGTAGAAGCTTTGCTGCTACTGTCGTTAGAGTCGACTGTATCCTTCTCTTGGGCTCTTTCGGCTTTGAtttttcttctgctttttgTTGAaactggatatatatatatatatatatatatatgtattgtaATAATTTGTCTAATGGCTATAATCATGTTTCATCAACGGTGCTTCATCTTCTACGTTCCTTGAAACCCAGCTGCCACTTCTAACCGAAAAAAAGTAATGCAAAAATAGCTGCCAAGCCAATGGGAGATGGATGTGGAAGCCAAGGAActttcctctctcctctctcattATGTGAAATGGACCAGCTTGGAGCCTTGGTCCAACGAAATGCACCAAGTTCAGTGAAAAAAAAGGCCCCGCACTGTTGCCTGCATCCTTGCAGCAGGATCTCAGGAGCTCTATATATCTCCTCTTTTGCCCTACCAACGTTGGTTGCTACTTGGGAGGTCATTCGGCTGTAATCATATACCGGGCAAGATGGCAAATTACAAAAAGGCTGTTATCATATCTGAAATCCTCGATATGCATTAATGTAGGCATCCTAACATTAATAGCTATGGTAGCTTCAGTCCAGATTGTAGACATAGATCATATCGGGGGCTCAAAGATGGCTCGCTAGAAGGAGTAATGACACCGAAGGCAACTTATCTATTTATAGAGAAAGTCAATTACGCCAAAATTCTGCTTCCATATAATGATCATACCTCTCGAGAGACCTTCAGAAGGAATACAGACAAGTTGCCAGTTTTTTTGGCCAAGAACACAGTAAGCCTGGGAAATCGAGTCTCCAGAAACACTCGTTTTTAGAAAACAATAAACATTTGGGTTATAACTTCTAATTTAACCTTTTCTAAAATTAAAGGATGGCTTTGAAGCCTTCGTGCAATTCCAATAGGGGAGAATCTTGGGACAGGATGGAGGAGATTTTGTAGGGTTACTTGTGGCTACCATCATGAAGCACATCTTTAGCAatatccttctcctccaatatGTACACCACCCTAGTGGTTGAGGAAGGAGGACCGGGAGAATTGGAAGTCGCCATTCTTGGGGCTTGAAACTGACGAAAGTGATGGAGATTTGAGGGAAACGAAGATAGGGAGCTTCCATTTTGCTGATCTAATATGGCATAATGACCTGTAGGTCCTGCAGCCTCAAACTGAGCTATAAATCTTTGATACGTGATTAGATAAGAAGTGAAGCCGAAAATAGCCCATGAATCCTATATAGATGGGCCAGGCTTGGGTTACAATTTTGCACAATTTTGGAAAGAGCTATTTGGCAAGTAGTACAAAATTAGGCTTTTTGGCCAGCCGATTTTCATCCCCAAACATAGATAGAGTTGATCCACCAAAGTTTGCAACTTTGTATTGTACAACAAGATTAGGGCTACAAAGGATCCGAGCTATTCATGAGTAGCTCAAAATCGGCCTATTTGTAGTTCATTGAGACGTGACTCAATTAGTGAATGATCCAGGCTCACACAATTCTAAAAGCTTCATTCATAGATGAGTTGGATCTAGATGTGAGCTAATTTGCAAAACAAAAGCCTGGCTTGGTTGGAGAAAGGCTTGGCTCCGAGCTTATTTTGTGCTAAGGTCCAACAATTGAAGCCAAAATTAGTTTAAGCACGACAATATATACCAACTCTTGTTAGAATAGCTTGATACTCAGATTTGTTCGACTCATTGCATCCTTAAACAAAGTTACAActaatagttttatattttatgctTCCATGGCCATGCTTAATCTAATAACAAGATGAGCTTACATTACATTTCAAAACAATAATTTTAATACCTTTGTCAACCATTTGAATGGGGTTGCGGCCTCGAGCAAGATTTAAATGGTGACATTATTCCATTATAATAAGCCACCACCAAAATCATTATTGACTATTATAATGATTAATgactattatttattatattatgtgtgttttcaattttttatcattaaaataaagaaattaTAATAAAAGAATAACACCATTATTGTTTAAATTGTTGTTCACCaaacataaatttatttttatgtgataaaaaattaaaaaaagaattttgaagatattatttatataGGGGATAACATGTAAATAACAAATAATTGGCCAATGGTCGTGgttgttattttttattttaacgaATATCATCTGTTAATCCTAATGCCACTATGGATCCATCTTTTTACGACATAACATGAGCTCTCCGATGCTTATTTTAGGAATGCGGTTATTTTGAACCGTCGCCTGGAGGCAGAGCAGTGCCAAAATGGAGATTCCACTAATTACCGAGGtcaagaaaacaaagaagaagagcgaGAGGAGAGGAATGAAGAGCCGACAGAATATCTAGCGCTAGCCATTTCTGGCTCACCTCTCGACCTGCTTCAAAACGAGAGGAAAGAGAAAAGTCCGGCggaagagagcgagagagagagagagagaaaagagagatggGAAGCACGGCTCTGGTCTCCCATCCACAACTTAGCAGCTGCTTTCGCCGCCTTGGTGCGGCCAAGCAGCACCGGTACGCTGTTCCGCGGACCAAAGTAACGCCTTTCCCGAGCTCTCCCCGCAGGCATCGTCGGCTCCTCCGCTCCGCTCTCGAAGACGACGCCAGAGAAGGGCAGCAACAGCTGCAGCCATTGCCCGGTGTTGGGGCCGCCGTCGAGGAAAGACCCGGTAGGGATTTCTCCGTTTTTTCAACTATTCTTTGGAATTTTTCTTAGAGACTCCAATTTTCAGATGTATGCTAACTTAAAAAGTAtaggttttatcattttttgcatattcaaaatttgcaaattttagAAGTTACAGATATTTGGGAACTGTTTGGTTGGTAAATGAGAAACTTTGATGATAGAAATAAGAAAAACATCGACTTTGAAGATCCTACGCAAGGTAAAATTTTCCAATTTCATGCTCTGATGAATTTCTATGAAATTTCACCACACGGGCAAGCGACAGTATCATGACTTATTACTTCAAGAATCACGCAGACTCATACTAAATCACGAATTACCAACGCTAATGACtctcgatttttttttaaatttttttgtgtTCGACTCTAAATTAGTGATTTTCCTCAAGCGAGGTCTCGTTTTCGTAGTTTTGTTCTTGTAAGGTTGTTCCTATGTTAATGATTCGGCGGTATTGTTGCAAGTTTAAACCCTAATAGGGGAAAGAAGTAGAAAATCGCACTATGATCTGATCTATTTTGGTAATTCTGACtgctattatatttttaatatgaaGAAGAAGGACGAGGAAGAGGTGAAGGTGGGGTAGATTATGACCTGCTTTTATGATTCTTACCCGAGTTTTGATGGTGCTAGTTGATTCTGTTGTCTTTCTTATATGGGCTTGTGATACTGTTATAAATGTAGAGTTCTATATACAGAAAAGGATATAACTATGTGGGTTCTATCTAATATTATAGATATGATCTGCAAATATATGATTT
This portion of the Phoenix dactylifera cultivar Barhee BC4 chromosome 11, palm_55x_up_171113_PBpolish2nd_filt_p, whole genome shotgun sequence genome encodes:
- the LOC103715159 gene encoding oxygen-evolving enhancer protein 1, chloroplastic, with product MAASLQAAATLMQPAKVAATGRNLAGQQLRTGSHLSKAFGFEPAGARLTCSLQSDLRDLAQKCADATKLAGFALATSALVVSGANAEGVPKRLTYDEIQSKTYMEVKGTGTANQCPTIEGGVDNFAFKPGKYQMKKLCLEPTSFTVKAEGVSKNSPPEFQKTKLMTRLTYTLDEIEGPFEVSPSGTVNFVEKDGIDYAAVTVQLPGGERVPFLFTVKQLVASGKPESFGGQFLVPSYRGSSFLDPKGRGGSTGYDNAVALPAGGRGDEEELTKENIKNTSSSTGTITLSVTKSKPESGEVIGVFESIQPSDTDLGAKVPKEVKIQGIWYAQLES